Proteins from a genomic interval of Rhizoctonia solani chromosome 12, complete sequence:
- a CDS encoding CaiB/baiF CoA-transferase family protein yields MAIHTTLESTRCIINKLWTLPGLNLPVQATKNLELTGPANPASSAFRVGAIAQATIACSALSSAYVHQLRQGRNEPQTVSVDSRHAVLDFKSEAWVTLDGKLTPNAWDPLAGVYETQDGHVRIHTNFPHHRDIILTVLGLPIRPVPSRDQVAKVFKSWLSQDFEDAATLAGGCVSKIRSFDEWDAHPRGIHSAGNPPLQVSLTKTGEAPVWKVPTKPGDMPLAGVRVLDLTRVIAGPVCGRTLAAHGADVIWITSPNLPALPALDIDTSRGKRTIQLDLNDESDLAIFRNLLKDADVLLQSYRPGSLARRGFSPEVLAEEYPGIITANLSAYGTEGPWGGRRGFDSLVQAATGFNIAEAEASTTDPGSHSSIQALPVQALDHGGGHLLTLGINAALARRIKASRITSRVCRLSKKITEEFRKVEVGTLMFLYWGIPQAPEIENLLVDVPAEFGQLRALRHAAVMSETPVKVGVAPNGLNASQPQWLPR; encoded by the exons ATGGCAATCCATACCACACTTGAATCGACTAGATGTATCATCAATAAATTATGGACGCTTCCTGGGCTTAACCTTCCTGTGCAGGCAACCAAAAATCTTGAGCTTACGGGACCTGCTAATCCAGCATCCTCGGCTTTTCGAGTCGGGGCAATTGCTCAG GCTACAATCGCATGTTCTGCTCTATCCAGTGCATATGTCCATCAACTTCGGCAAGGACGCAACGAACCCCAAACAGTATCAGTCGATTCTAGACACGCAGTCTTGGACTTTA AGTCGGAAGCCTGGGTTACGCTAGACGGCAAGTTGACCCCAAACGCCTGGGACCCATTGGCAGGCGTATACGAAACGCAAGATGGACACGTTCGAATTCATACCAATTTTCCACA TCATCGAGATATCATACTCACTGTGCTCGGCCTTCCGATCCGCCCCGTTCCCTCCCGAGACCAAGTCGCGAAAGTCTTCAAGTCTTGGCTGAGCCAAGACTTCGAAGATGCGGCGACGCTTGCTGGAGGATGCGTCTCCAAAATTCGCTCTTTCGACGAATGGGACGCTCATCCGCGTGGAATTCACTCGGCTGGCAATCCACCCTTGCAAGTATCGCTCACCAAAACCGGAGAAGCCCCGGTCTGGAAAGTTCCGACGAAACCGGGAGACATGCCTTTGGCTGGCGTGCGAGTTCTTGACTTGACGAGGGTGATAGCTGGGCCCGTGTGCGGGCGCACGCTGGCCG CTCATGGAGCTGACGTGATCTGGATCACGTCTCCCAATCTACCGGCGCTTCCCGCACTTGATATAGACACGTCCCGCGGCAAACGAACTATCCAGCTCGACCTGAACGATGAATCTGATCTGGCGATCTTCAGGAACTTGCTCAAAGACGCAGACGTCTTGCTTCAGAGTTA tcgACCTGGCTCACTCGCTAGGCGCGGATTCAGCCCCGAAGTACTTGCCGAAGAATATCCCGGAATCATAACAGCGAATCTCAGTGCATACGGAACCGAAGGGCCTTGGGGAGGTCGTCGAGGG TTCGATTCCCTCGTCCAGGCGGCAACAGGGTTCAACATCGCAGAAGCGGAAGCCTCCACCACAGATCCCGGCAGCCACTCGTCCATCCAAGCGCTCCCGGTTCAAGCACTAGACCACGGTGGGGGACATTTACTCACTCTTGGCATTAATGCTGCACTTGCACGTCGGATCAAGGCAAGTCGTATCACCTCGCGCGTTTGCCGCCTGAGTAAAAAGATTACCGAGGAATTTAGGAAGGTGGAAGTTGGAACGTTGATGTTTCTTTATTGGGG CATACCCCAAGCCCCAGAAATAGAAAACCTTCTTGTCGACGTGCCG GCTGAATTCGGACAACTTCGGGCCCTGCGCCATGCAGCTGTGATGTCGGAGACACCAGTCAAAGTCGGGGTTGCACCTAATGGACTCAATGCATCTCAGCCCCAATGGCTTCCACGATGA